In a single window of the Pongo abelii isolate AG06213 chromosome 1, NHGRI_mPonAbe1-v2.0_pri, whole genome shotgun sequence genome:
- the LOC129059005 gene encoding heterogeneous nuclear ribonucleoprotein A3-like — MEGHDPKEPEQLRKLFIGGLSFETTDDSLREHFEKWGTLTDCVVMRDPQTKCSRGFGFVTYSCVEEVDAAMCARPHKVDGRVVEPKRAVSREDSVKPGAHLTVKKIFVGGIKEDTEEYNLTDFFEKYGKIETIEVMEDRQSGKKRGFAFVTFDDHDTVDKIVVQKYHTINGHNCEVKKALSKQEMQSAGSQRGHGGGSGNFMGRGGNFGGGGGGYGGGGGGSRGSYGGGDGGYNGFGGDGGNYGSGPGYSSRGGYGGGGPGYGNQGGGYGGGGGGYDGYNEGGNFGGGNCGGGGNYNDFENYSGQQQSNYGPMKGGSSGGRSSGSPYGGGYGSGGASGGYGSRRF, encoded by the coding sequence ATGGAGGGCCATGATCCAAAGGAACCAGAGCAGTTGAGAAAACTGTTTATTGGTGGTCTGAGCTTTGAAACTACAGATGACAGTTTAAGAGAACATTTTGAGAAATGGGGCACACTCACAGATTGTGTGGTAATGAGAGACCCCCAAACAAAATGTTCCAGGGGCTTTGGTTTTGTGACTTATTCTTGTGTTGAAGAGGTGGATGCAGCAATGTGTGCTCGACCACACAAGGTTGATGGGCGTGTAGTGGAACCAAAGAGAGCTGTTTCTAGAGAGGATTCTGTAAAGCCTGGTGCCCATCTAACAGTGAAGAAAATTTTTGTTGGTGGTATTAAAGAAGATACAGAAGAATATAATTTGACAGACTTCTTTGAAAAGTATGGCAAGATTGAAACCATAGAAGTTATGGAAGACAGGCAGAGTGGGAAAAAGAGAGGATTTGCTTTTGTAACTTTTGATGATCATGATACAGTTGATAAAATTGTTGTTCAGAAATACCACACTATTAATGGGCATAATTGTGAAGTGAAAAAGGCCCTTTCTAAACAAGAGATGCAGTCTGCTGGATCACAGAgaggtcatggaggtggatctgGCAATTTTATGGGTCGCGGAGGAAACtttggaggtggtggaggaggctatggtggtggaggtggtggcagcAGAGGTAGTTATGGAGGAGGTGATGGTGGGTATAATGGATTTGGAGGTGATGGTGGCAACTATGGCAGTGGTCCTGGTTATAGTAGTAGAGGGGGCTATGGTGGTGGTGGACCAGGATATGGAAACCAAGGTGGTGGatatggtggaggtggtggaggataTGATGGTTACAATGAAGGAGGAAATTTTGGCGGTGGTaactgtggtggtggtgggaactataatgattttgaaaattatagtGGACAACAGCAATCAAATTATGGACCCATGAAAGGAGGCAGTTCTGGTGGAAGAAGCTCAGGCAGTCCCTATGGTGGTGGTTATGGATCTGGTGGTGCAAGTGGTGGATATGGTAGCAGAAGGTTCTAA